The following are from one region of the Sandaracinus amylolyticus genome:
- a CDS encoding HAD family hydrolase gives MRAIEELSAESARAIEGVVFDVDDTLTKGGVVEQEAYAALFRLRDAGLARIAVTGRPLGWMESVALMWPIDLAVGENGAGWIWREGRIARRGWFDVEGAGDEVLGRVRARVREEMPDLREADDQPLRRCDLAFDVGETVSLSRDRVARLVEIIEACGARAVVSTVHAHAMPGAWDKACGTVRAVTDVLGIDEARLRERFLFVGDSGNDAAAFGFFAHTAGVANVRDHLHALPVAPRFVAREARGRGFAEIVDVLLARRSA, from the coding sequence ATGCGAGCGATCGAGGAGCTGAGCGCGGAGAGCGCGCGGGCGATCGAGGGCGTGGTGTTCGACGTCGACGACACGCTCACGAAGGGCGGGGTCGTCGAGCAGGAGGCGTACGCGGCGCTCTTCCGGCTGCGCGATGCGGGGCTCGCGCGGATCGCGGTGACGGGCAGGCCGCTCGGGTGGATGGAGTCGGTCGCGCTCATGTGGCCGATCGATCTCGCGGTCGGCGAGAACGGCGCGGGGTGGATCTGGCGCGAGGGGCGCATCGCGCGGCGTGGGTGGTTCGACGTCGAGGGTGCGGGCGACGAGGTGCTCGGGCGCGTTCGGGCGCGGGTGCGCGAGGAGATGCCGGACCTGCGCGAGGCCGACGATCAGCCGCTGCGCCGGTGTGATCTCGCGTTCGACGTGGGCGAGACGGTGAGCCTCTCGCGTGATCGGGTCGCGCGGCTCGTGGAGATCATCGAGGCGTGTGGAGCGCGCGCGGTGGTGTCGACGGTGCACGCGCACGCGATGCCGGGCGCGTGGGACAAGGCGTGCGGGACGGTGCGTGCCGTGACCGACGTGCTCGGCATCGACGAGGCCCGGCTGCGCGAGCGCTTCTTGTTCGTCGGGGACTCGGGGAACGACGCGGCGGCGTTCGGGTTCTTCGCGCACACCGCGGGCGTCGCGAACGTGCGGGATCATCTGCACGCGCTCCCGGTCGCGCCGCGCTTCGTCGCGCGTGAGGCGCGGGGGCGCGGCTTCGCGGAGATCGTCGACGTGCTGCTCGCGCGGAGGAGCGCGTGA
- a CDS encoding class I SAM-dependent rRNA methyltransferase: MTTVTLSRGRVQPVWAGHPWVFAQAIARVDGAPSAGDVVDVVDPEGRFQGRGYWSPKSAIPVRIATRDANDPLDGASIGRAMERAAALRARFGLPSAETTGYRLVHSEGDGLPGLIVDVLGNVATVQLLTIGMKLREQDVFAHVARVAKVKTVIEVASEKAAQREGFEATTGVVRGPDPSALELRERGLDISLEPTITQKTGFYFDQRDNRAMVEKLANGARVLDLYSFVGAFAMFAARGGAKSVTAVDSSAVAIATASRLAHHHGMSDRITFERADARHRMEELARKKERFDLVVLDPPKLAPTVKHLERARGAYRRLNADAARVTEKDGLLVSCSCSAAMTPDELVRVATMGARDAGRDLTLLHMGEQGADHPVPAAFAEGRYLKAAFFRVT; the protein is encoded by the coding sequence GTGACGACCGTGACGCTGTCGCGAGGCCGGGTTCAGCCGGTTTGGGCTGGGCATCCCTGGGTCTTCGCGCAGGCGATCGCGAGGGTCGACGGCGCGCCGAGCGCGGGTGACGTCGTCGACGTCGTGGACCCCGAGGGGCGCTTCCAGGGGCGCGGGTACTGGTCGCCGAAGTCGGCGATCCCGGTGCGCATCGCCACCCGTGATGCGAACGATCCGCTCGACGGTGCGTCGATCGGGCGCGCGATGGAGCGCGCGGCGGCGCTGCGTGCGCGCTTCGGGCTGCCGAGCGCGGAGACGACGGGCTATCGGCTCGTGCACTCGGAGGGCGATGGGCTGCCGGGGCTGATCGTCGACGTGCTCGGGAACGTCGCGACGGTGCAGCTGCTCACCATCGGGATGAAGCTGCGCGAGCAGGACGTGTTCGCGCACGTCGCGCGCGTCGCGAAGGTGAAGACCGTCATCGAGGTCGCGAGCGAGAAGGCCGCGCAGCGCGAGGGGTTCGAGGCGACGACCGGCGTGGTGCGCGGGCCCGATCCCAGCGCGCTCGAGCTGCGCGAGCGCGGGCTCGACATCTCGCTCGAGCCGACGATCACCCAGAAGACCGGGTTCTACTTCGATCAGCGCGACAACCGCGCGATGGTGGAGAAGCTCGCGAACGGCGCGCGCGTGCTCGACCTCTACAGCTTCGTCGGCGCGTTCGCGATGTTCGCGGCGCGCGGCGGTGCGAAGAGCGTGACTGCGGTCGACAGCTCGGCGGTCGCGATCGCGACCGCGTCGCGGCTCGCGCATCACCACGGGATGAGCGATCGGATCACGTTCGAGCGCGCGGATGCGCGGCATCGGATGGAGGAGCTCGCGCGGAAGAAGGAGCGCTTCGATCTCGTGGTGCTCGATCCGCCCAAGCTCGCGCCGACGGTGAAGCACCTCGAGCGTGCGCGCGGTGCCTATCGACGGCTCAACGCCGACGCGGCGCGCGTGACCGAGAAGGACGGACTCCTCGTGAGCTGCTCGTGCTCGGCCGCGATGACGCCCGACGAGCTGGTGCGCGTGGCGACGATGGGCGCGCGTGACGCGGGGCGCGATCTGACGCTGCTGCACATGGGCGAGCAGGGCGCCGATCATCCGGTGCCCGCGGCGTTCGCGGAAGGGCGCTACCTCAAGGCCGCGTTCTTCCGGGTGACGTGA
- the tatA gene encoding twin-arginine translocase TatA/TatE family subunit has product MPNLGMGELIVILLIVLLVFGASRLPQIGEGLGKAIRGLKRGLNSDDDIEVTSKDKRVASKSGAEEIAKDDVAEAEVVERKR; this is encoded by the coding sequence GTGCCGAACCTCGGAATGGGCGAGCTGATCGTCATCCTGCTGATCGTGCTGCTCGTCTTCGGCGCGAGCCGTCTCCCGCAGATCGGCGAAGGTCTCGGCAAGGCGATCCGTGGCCTGAAGCGCGGCCTCAACAGCGACGACGACATCGAGGTCACCTCGAAGGACAAGCGCGTCGCGTCGAAGAGCGGCGCCGAGGAGATCGCGAAGGACGACGTCGCCGAGGCCGAGGTCGTCGAGCGCAAGCGCTGA
- a CDS encoding polyhydroxyalkanoate synthesis regulator DNA-binding domain-containing protein, giving the protein MGHPQPVGLDASRRLWQLENIPVSVTPQHPSDRPTRPRVIKRYANRKLYDTRDSRYVTLQQIAEYVRGGEEVSIIDNTTKEDLTNVTLAQIVYEEERKNAPAGEDARRAGSSSPSVGALRTLIQQGGERLMSTLSSTAVGKLIGRREPGASPEGELEEAVAAPTAKPERPAEKEKADDVAGRKLLVGPKEAWDELQRLADDRIKSVLGAAVSHVHQLQGEVKRLQTRIEELEQKLVQLSAREAKHGDAQSDRVERVVNERGDEPEA; this is encoded by the coding sequence ATGGGTCATCCCCAGCCAGTGGGGCTTGACGCGTCGCGTCGACTCTGGCAACTGGAGAATATCCCCGTGAGTGTGACGCCTCAGCATCCGTCCGACCGCCCGACGCGCCCCCGCGTCATCAAGCGCTACGCGAACCGGAAGCTCTACGACACGCGCGACTCGCGCTACGTGACGCTTCAGCAGATCGCGGAGTACGTCCGTGGGGGCGAAGAGGTCTCCATCATCGACAACACGACGAAGGAGGACCTGACGAACGTCACCCTCGCTCAGATCGTGTACGAGGAGGAGCGCAAGAACGCGCCGGCCGGTGAGGACGCGCGTCGCGCGGGCTCGTCGTCGCCGAGCGTCGGCGCCCTCCGCACGCTCATCCAGCAGGGTGGCGAGCGGCTGATGTCGACCCTCTCGAGCACGGCCGTCGGCAAGCTGATCGGCCGTCGCGAGCCCGGCGCATCGCCGGAGGGCGAGCTCGAGGAGGCGGTCGCCGCACCGACCGCGAAGCCCGAACGCCCGGCCGAGAAGGAGAAGGCCGACGACGTCGCGGGGCGCAAGCTCCTCGTCGGCCCGAAGGAAGCGTGGGACGAGCTCCAGCGGCTCGCCGACGACCGCATCAAGTCGGTGCTCGGCGCGGCCGTCAGCCACGTCCACCAGCTCCAGGGCGAGGTGAAGCGCCTGCAGACGCGCATCGAGGAGCTCGAGCAGAAGCTCGTCCAGCTCAGCGCGCGCGAGGCGAAGCACGGCGACGCGCAGTCGGATCGCGTCGAGCGCGTCGTGAACGAGCGCGGGGACGAGCCCGAGGCCTGA
- a CDS encoding sigma-70 family RNA polymerase sigma factor — MALSDDTPNPLRDEFAKEALVHLDSLYGAALRLTRSESDAEDLVQDAFLKAYRFYDRFEPGTNLRAWLLRVLTNTFINKYRRNTRERRVLDGDEAEPVGDGVMSRAAMRALTDPVGDAMRPLVVKEIQNALDELSDEHRLMIVLADVEELSYKEIADIVGCPIGTVMSRLHRARKQMQHRLVDTAVQMGIIDDKAEGTSEPISLEAYRRAREVAG, encoded by the coding sequence ATGGCCCTGAGCGACGACACCCCGAACCCCCTCCGTGACGAGTTCGCCAAGGAGGCGCTCGTCCACCTCGACTCGCTGTACGGCGCGGCCCTCCGGCTGACCCGCTCCGAGTCGGACGCGGAGGATCTGGTCCAGGATGCCTTCCTGAAGGCGTATCGCTTCTACGACCGTTTCGAGCCCGGCACGAACCTGCGCGCCTGGCTCCTCCGGGTGCTCACCAACACCTTCATCAACAAGTACCGGCGCAACACGCGCGAGCGGCGCGTGCTCGACGGTGACGAGGCCGAGCCCGTGGGCGACGGCGTGATGAGCCGCGCCGCGATGCGTGCGCTGACCGACCCGGTCGGCGACGCGATGCGGCCGCTCGTCGTGAAGGAGATCCAGAACGCGCTCGACGAGCTCAGTGACGAGCATCGCCTGATGATCGTCCTGGCCGACGTCGAGGAGCTCTCGTACAAAGAGATCGCCGACATCGTCGGCTGCCCGATCGGCACCGTCATGTCGCGTCTCCACCGCGCGCGGAAGCAGATGCAGCACAGGCTGGTCGACACGGCAGTGCAGATGGGGATCATCGACGACAAGGCCGAGGGCACCAGCGAGCCGATCTCGCTCGAGGCCTACCGCCGCGCGCGTGAGGTGGCTGGATGA
- a CDS encoding zf-HC2 domain-containing protein: MIPCRVVRRHLDALVDGELDTSAQVEFDSHLASCPVCREHAAFARSVKQTIKQELGTVKAPEHLRLRVLTAIQSAPPPQAIAPRPIDVPSVDESAKAPREPRRRRGLRVWMLPARYAVPAAAAAVFFVALGARTDDGEADEAAVAATAMPLFEDVVRRHSSDHPAEVAGPPQQVVGWFRGKLEFPVRPVEFDRADARLLGARLSNIRERDAAAFYYEVRGHRVTVVVFEPPQRAMPIQIFRGAQRVSLHGRELYYRQVRGYTVPVVEHDGLTYAFTGDLDRQTMIQLAASARVQH, from the coding sequence ATGATCCCGTGTCGCGTCGTCCGCCGGCACCTCGACGCCCTGGTGGACGGCGAGCTGGATACGAGCGCCCAGGTGGAGTTCGACAGCCACCTGGCCAGCTGCCCCGTGTGCCGTGAGCACGCGGCGTTCGCGCGCTCGGTGAAGCAGACGATCAAGCAGGAGCTCGGGACCGTGAAGGCGCCCGAGCACTTGCGTCTGCGTGTGTTGACCGCGATCCAGTCGGCTCCGCCGCCGCAGGCCATCGCGCCTCGCCCCATCGACGTGCCGAGCGTCGACGAGAGCGCGAAGGCGCCGCGTGAGCCGCGCCGGCGGCGTGGGCTGCGCGTGTGGATGCTCCCGGCGCGATACGCGGTGCCCGCGGCCGCGGCGGCAGTGTTCTTCGTGGCGCTCGGCGCGCGCACCGACGACGGCGAGGCCGACGAGGCAGCGGTGGCGGCGACGGCGATGCCGCTCTTCGAAGACGTCGTGCGCCGACACTCGAGCGATCACCCCGCGGAGGTCGCCGGTCCGCCGCAGCAGGTCGTCGGGTGGTTCCGCGGCAAGCTCGAGTTCCCGGTGCGTCCCGTGGAGTTCGATCGCGCCGACGCGCGGCTGCTCGGTGCGCGCCTCTCGAACATCCGCGAGCGCGACGCCGCGGCGTTCTACTACGAGGTGCGCGGTCATCGCGTGACGGTCGTGGTGTTCGAGCCGCCACAGCGCGCGATGCCGATCCAGATCTTCCGGGGCGCGCAGCGCGTGAGCCTGCACGGTCGCGAGCTCTACTATCGCCAGGTGCGCGGCTACACGGTGCCGGTCGTCGAGCACGACGGGCTCACCTACGCGTTCACCGGTGACCTCGACCGTCAGACGATGATCCAGCTCGCGGCGTCCGCGCGCGTCCAGCACTGA
- a CDS encoding response regulator has protein sequence MGKRILFFESDADFANEVSARLRRHGANVEITDDGNAGVDRASQDRPDLILLTIELPQMNGFLVCKKLKKAPETASIPVIILSSEATEEIFEQHRKLRTRAEDYLRKPISVDDLVEKVGALVALDPLSLEESAAEPIALEADVEVALEAEDPEPTDMLSRKNVDEEIDAFADNAFDSLMLDGGEEEATTVGVIPPGLLAPAAPKKAEPAPAAPKPPAGRSTPPPRPASIAATPPRVAAAALQTPKAASVAPPPKAASVAPPPPAVDESALIELRERIAALETQRTALESERTALETERTTLRDEVADAKRKLDEAEEQASTLPRKQAEIERLEREVADLKKTTAQAARGGGISSREFLDLREALNKKDKEILDLKDQVSGRDKQLLDLRDKNLGLEREKADASDRHLELEREIADHKDRIEALSSDKDAANKRAEDTKARLERAEAKAKKIGDELDAEKNARAADVARLAEENAAAIEAMREENASTIADLERRFEEQSAEADARHAVAMDDARRAHEAATTKLREEHTGALASTRAAAAVAQEQAAADAAAAQEQALAAAAAAHEQALAALRAELDQQREDALADAARTKEAALADAARSKDDALAGAARSKDEALAEAARAKDAALVALRAELEGAHRKATDDAERKHSGELAALGRKLAEAESTNAVTVEKLEQTQSDLDATKATLESTQGELAQTKATLASTRSDLDATKATLASTRGELESTKGELDTTQSALDATRGELSATKDELGETKGALDATRGELAQTSAALEATRSELAATQGELEATKGELASTKSELANTKSDLASTRSELSTTKGDLGTTRGELSSTKAALEATAAELESTSAELETTKSVLETTRGELASTAGELERTQGELASTQGQLASTQGQLASTRNDLAARVRDLDDTKAALANARARIEQLESVSAEQARRIQSLESSERSLTGSLAKARGKIDTDTQLLERARRALAISLSLLEDQKANRPEDA, from the coding sequence ATGGGCAAGCGCATCCTGTTCTTCGAGAGCGACGCCGATTTCGCGAACGAGGTGAGCGCGAGGCTCAGGCGACACGGGGCGAACGTCGAGATCACGGATGACGGCAACGCCGGCGTCGATCGCGCTTCGCAGGACCGCCCGGATCTGATCCTGCTGACGATCGAGCTCCCGCAGATGAACGGGTTCCTCGTCTGCAAGAAGCTCAAGAAGGCACCGGAGACCGCGTCGATCCCGGTGATCATCCTCTCGAGCGAGGCGACCGAGGAGATCTTCGAGCAGCACCGGAAGCTGCGCACGCGCGCCGAGGACTACCTCCGCAAGCCGATCTCGGTGGACGACCTCGTCGAGAAGGTCGGAGCGCTCGTCGCGCTCGATCCGCTCTCGCTCGAGGAGTCGGCGGCCGAGCCGATCGCGCTCGAGGCCGACGTCGAGGTCGCGCTCGAGGCCGAGGATCCCGAGCCGACCGACATGCTCTCGCGCAAGAACGTCGACGAAGAGATCGATGCCTTCGCGGACAACGCGTTCGACTCGCTGATGCTCGACGGCGGCGAGGAGGAGGCGACGACGGTCGGCGTGATCCCGCCCGGCCTGCTCGCGCCGGCAGCGCCGAAGAAGGCCGAGCCCGCGCCCGCCGCGCCGAAGCCGCCGGCCGGGCGCAGCACGCCCCCGCCCCGGCCCGCGTCGATCGCCGCGACGCCGCCGCGCGTCGCCGCCGCTGCGCTGCAGACGCCGAAGGCCGCGAGCGTCGCCCCGCCGCCGAAGGCTGCGAGCGTCGCCCCGCCGCCGCCCGCCGTCGACGAGAGCGCGCTGATCGAGCTGCGCGAGCGCATCGCGGCGCTCGAGACGCAGCGCACGGCACTGGAGAGCGAGCGCACTGCCCTCGAGACCGAGCGCACGACGCTGCGCGACGAGGTCGCGGACGCGAAGCGCAAGCTCGACGAGGCCGAGGAGCAGGCCTCGACGCTCCCGCGCAAGCAGGCGGAGATCGAGCGCCTGGAGCGCGAGGTCGCCGACCTCAAGAAGACGACCGCGCAGGCAGCGCGCGGAGGCGGCATCTCGAGCCGCGAGTTCCTCGATCTCCGCGAGGCGCTCAACAAGAAGGACAAGGAGATCCTCGACCTCAAGGATCAGGTCTCCGGGCGCGACAAGCAGCTGCTCGATCTGCGCGACAAGAACCTCGGCCTCGAGCGCGAGAAGGCGGACGCGAGCGACAGGCACCTCGAGCTCGAGCGCGAGATCGCCGACCACAAGGATCGCATCGAGGCGCTCTCGTCGGACAAGGACGCGGCGAACAAGCGCGCCGAGGACACGAAGGCCCGGCTCGAGCGCGCCGAGGCGAAGGCGAAGAAGATCGGCGACGAGCTCGACGCCGAGAAGAACGCGCGCGCGGCGGACGTCGCGCGGCTCGCGGAGGAGAACGCCGCGGCGATCGAGGCGATGCGCGAGGAGAACGCGAGCACCATCGCGGATCTCGAGCGTCGCTTCGAGGAGCAGTCGGCCGAGGCCGACGCGCGGCACGCGGTCGCGATGGACGACGCGCGGCGCGCCCACGAGGCCGCGACGACGAAGCTGCGCGAGGAGCACACGGGCGCGCTCGCGTCGACGCGCGCCGCGGCGGCGGTCGCGCAGGAGCAGGCGGCAGCGGACGCGGCGGCGGCGCAGGAGCAGGCGCTCGCAGCGGCAGCGGCGGCGCACGAGCAGGCGCTGGCCGCGCTGCGCGCCGAGCTCGATCAGCAGCGCGAGGACGCGCTGGCCGACGCCGCGCGCACCAAGGAAGCCGCGCTCGCGGATGCCGCGCGCAGCAAGGACGACGCGCTCGCCGGCGCCGCGCGCTCGAAGGACGAAGCGCTCGCCGAGGCGGCGCGTGCGAAGGACGCGGCGCTGGTCGCGCTGCGCGCCGAGCTCGAAGGCGCGCACCGCAAGGCGACCGACGACGCCGAGCGCAAGCACTCGGGCGAGCTCGCCGCGCTCGGTCGCAAGCTCGCAGAGGCCGAGTCGACCAACGCGGTGACGGTCGAGAAGCTCGAGCAGACGCAGAGTGATCTCGACGCGACGAAGGCGACGCTCGAGAGCACCCAGGGCGAGCTCGCGCAGACGAAGGCGACGCTCGCTTCGACGCGCAGCGATCTCGACGCGACGAAGGCGACGCTCGCGAGCACGCGCGGCGAGCTCGAGTCGACGAAGGGCGAGCTCGACACGACGCAGAGCGCGCTCGACGCGACGCGCGGCGAGCTCAGCGCGACGAAGGACGAGCTCGGCGAGACCAAGGGCGCGCTCGATGCGACGCGCGGAGAGCTGGCCCAGACGAGCGCCGCGCTCGAGGCGACGCGCAGCGAGCTCGCTGCCACGCAGGGCGAGCTCGAGGCGACGAAGGGCGAGCTCGCGAGCACCAAGAGCGAGCTCGCGAACACCAAGAGCGACCTCGCGAGCACCCGCAGCGAGCTCTCGACCACGAAGGGCGACCTCGGGACCACGCGCGGCGAGCTCTCCTCGACGAAGGCGGCGCTCGAAGCGACCGCGGCCGAGCTCGAGAGCACGAGCGCGGAGCTCGAGACGACCAAGAGCGTGCTCGAGACGACGCGCGGTGAGCTCGCGTCGACCGCGGGCGAGCTCGAGCGCACCCAGGGCGAGCTCGCGTCGACTCAGGGACAGCTCGCGTCGACGCAGGGACAGCTCGCGTCGACGAGGAACGACCTCGCTGCGCGCGTACGCGACCTCGACGACACGAAGGCCGCGCTCGCGAATGCGCGCGCGCGCATCGAGCAGCTCGAGTCGGTGTCCGCGGAGCAGGCGCGCCGCATCCAGTCGCTCGAGAGCAGCGAGCGCTCGCTGACCGGCAGCCTCGCCAAGGCACGCGGGAAGATCGACACGGACACCCAGCTGCTCGAGCGGGCGCGGCGCGCGCTCGCGATCAGCCTGAGCCTGCTCGAGGATCAGAAGGCGAACCGCCCCGAAGACGCGTGA
- a CDS encoding glycerate kinase type-2 family protein, producing the protein MSADLASALAHAAIAAVDPRVCTRDVLRREAARGPWTLFAFGKAARGMTEAALEELEVSRGVVIALDAAPFAHPGIVVRRGAHPAPAADAAEHGAEIEALARSLGAGDRALVLLSGGGSAMLERPVEGVTIDEIARVARALMHAGADIAELNAVRRCLSRLKGGGLAEALFPAEVLVVVISDVTAGPTSLVASGPCARPAPSPDPREVIARRGVEGMLSPAARRAIATRADSRPGDDVFARVREVVAADVGTAIDGARAEAERRGLRVGIDAQRIAGEARVSGPRFVRDARAQCARDELDVWIAGGESTVSVRGRGRGGRNQAAALAVANEGAPDGTFVAIATDGVDGSSDAAAVWVDEDVVTRAAILGLDGHALLDDDDSHAFFEATGARLVTGPTGTNVADVWIWIDHAQRRLRRNATTR; encoded by the coding sequence GTGAGCGCGGACCTCGCGAGCGCGCTCGCGCACGCGGCGATCGCCGCCGTCGACCCGCGCGTGTGCACGCGCGACGTGCTCCGTCGTGAAGCGGCGCGCGGCCCGTGGACGCTCTTCGCGTTCGGCAAGGCCGCGCGGGGGATGACCGAGGCCGCGCTCGAAGAGCTCGAGGTCTCGCGCGGCGTCGTCATCGCGCTGGATGCGGCGCCGTTCGCGCATCCGGGGATCGTGGTGCGGCGCGGCGCGCATCCCGCGCCCGCCGCCGACGCAGCAGAGCACGGCGCGGAGATCGAGGCGCTCGCGCGCTCGCTCGGCGCCGGGGACCGCGCGCTGGTGCTGCTGTCGGGCGGCGGCTCGGCGATGTTGGAGCGACCGGTCGAGGGTGTGACCATCGACGAGATCGCGCGCGTCGCACGCGCATTGATGCACGCTGGCGCGGACATCGCGGAGCTGAACGCGGTGCGGCGCTGCCTCTCGCGACTCAAGGGCGGCGGGCTCGCGGAGGCGCTCTTCCCTGCCGAGGTGCTGGTCGTGGTGATCTCGGACGTCACGGCGGGGCCGACCTCGCTGGTCGCGTCGGGGCCTTGTGCGCGCCCCGCACCGTCTCCCGATCCCCGCGAGGTGATCGCGCGGCGTGGTGTCGAGGGCATGCTCTCACCCGCGGCGCGACGCGCGATCGCGACACGCGCCGACTCACGACCCGGCGACGACGTCTTCGCGAGGGTGCGCGAGGTGGTCGCCGCGGACGTGGGCACCGCGATCGACGGTGCGCGCGCCGAGGCCGAGCGACGGGGGCTCCGAGTGGGCATCGACGCGCAGCGGATCGCGGGTGAGGCGCGCGTCTCGGGGCCTCGCTTCGTGCGTGATGCGCGGGCGCAGTGCGCGCGCGACGAGCTCGACGTGTGGATCGCGGGCGGCGAGAGCACCGTGAGCGTGCGCGGTCGTGGCCGTGGAGGGCGCAACCAGGCGGCCGCGCTCGCCGTCGCGAACGAGGGCGCGCCGGACGGGACCTTCGTCGCGATCGCGACCGACGGAGTCGACGGATCGAGCGACGCCGCCGCGGTGTGGGTCGACGAAGACGTCGTCACGCGTGCCGCGATCCTCGGGCTCGACGGTCACGCTTTGCTCGACGACGACGACTCCCACGCGTTCTTCGAGGCCACGGGCGCGCGGCTCGTGACCGGACCGACGGGCACGAACGTCGCCGACGTCTGGATCTGGATCGATCACGCGCAGAGACGATTGCGGCGGAATGCCACGACCCGTTAG